From the Thermovirga lienii DSM 17291 genome, one window contains:
- a CDS encoding CBS domain containing protein (PFAM: CBS domain~InterPro IPR000644~KEGG: aco:Amico_0993 putative signal transduction protein with CBS domains~PFAM: CBS domain containing protein~SMART: CBS domain containing protein~SPTR: Putative signal transduction protein with CBS domains) → MKMEINAGSLMNKDLTALSEDELIIDALHVLYSQRLSGVPVVRDDWVLVGFLSEKDILQGAVPTYLEVLAQSTFLDDCEGNLLQRLCAMGKQKVKDLMTKDPVYVTPEASLMTVADLMLRKKIKRLPVVQDGKLVGIIDRGAFFEFIMEGDLYETME, encoded by the coding sequence ATGAAGATGGAAATTAACGCAGGGTCACTGATGAACAAGGATCTGACAGCTCTTTCCGAAGATGAGCTGATAATAGACGCTTTGCACGTGCTTTACAGCCAGAGACTTTCAGGAGTTCCGGTTGTAAGGGATGATTGGGTCCTGGTGGGCTTTCTTTCGGAGAAGGATATCCTTCAAGGAGCGGTGCCCACATATCTTGAGGTTTTGGCTCAGAGCACGTTCCTGGATGATTGCGAAGGCAATCTACTTCAGCGCCTTTGCGCGATGGGAAAACAGAAGGTCAAAGATTTGATGACCAAGGATCCGGTGTATGTTACCCCAGAGGCAAGCCTTATGACTGTAGCTGACTTGATGTTGCGCAAGAAAATAAAGAGGCTGCCTGTGGTGCAGGATGGGAAGTTAGTAGGAATAATTGACAGGGGTGCTTTTTTTGAGTTCATAATGGAAGGCGATCTGTATGAGACTATGGAGTAA
- a CDS encoding hypothetical protein (KEGG: dre:100148920 GTPase IMAP family member 7-like~SPTR: C2 domain containing protein) has translation MRLWSKQKKEEKAKEQIWDVSSELVAFKEQLEVRYEEEKAKLEVQRREAEEKLKLMSDETIKKSLNEWQKMEQKLEDELQRYKLEVEEKIRKEMNNIDKRSLMYEIGELALKELVGKDVEAVT, from the coding sequence ATGAGACTATGGAGTAAGCAGAAGAAAGAAGAAAAGGCCAAAGAACAGATTTGGGACGTGTCCTCTGAGCTTGTGGCTTTCAAGGAACAACTGGAGGTTCGTTACGAAGAAGAGAAGGCGAAGTTGGAAGTCCAAAGACGCGAGGCAGAGGAAAAGCTTAAGTTGATGAGCGATGAAACCATAAAGAAAAGTTTGAATGAATGGCAAAAGATGGAACAAAAGTTGGAGGATGAGCTCCAGCGGTACAAACTTGAGGTAGAAGAAAAGATAAGGAAGGAAATGAACAATATAGATAAAAGATCGCTAATGTATGAGATAGGAGAACTGGCTTTGAAAGAGCTTGTCGGAAAAGATGTGGAGGCTGTGACATGA
- a CDS encoding V-type ATPase 116 kDa subunit (PFAM: V-type ATPase 116kDa subunit family~COGs: COG1269 H+-ATPase subunit I~InterPro IPR002490~KEGG: aco:Amico_0991 V-type ATPase 116 kDa subunit~PFAM: V-type ATPase 116 kDa subunit~SPTR: V-type ATPase 116 kDa subunit) encodes MILDMLRIAVWGLSSDRSRIVKVLHDLGVVHLVQMDMKHQNKEPSSLKSLHKMRNLLLGLIEALEWNSWDNLTDEYLEEQRKFIPDFSDGVLKALQESLEEFNERLNKLKNRQIELKTQMEKLRRVLKIAHHFDSFWRSEHDKGNVVGFWWIYETNVSRLLSRLKALEPQGAGSSFETGGLRYHIAKLSESESMIALAGPPEWFSDVEEMMQEENAVRWTPPEEFVVGDFLASVKHMEKLYEEIPRELSKIEAELKETRDAWGPKLAAIYIFVEERLEEAIVERSAKTEGYMFCIEGWIPEVELKRTISALKNHFGSRVLLMWRRPKDTEWHEVPTALLNPPMFRSFELFLKLMPPLRYTGIDPTLLIGIFFPFFSGCMVGDVGYGVLIAFAAYFIKKRAKSKLWADVSNIMFFVAFWSVAWGVLFGEYFGDVGKRLFHLEPLWVERSHVVMPVMIFAVSVGLGHVVFGLVLGFIQGLKGKRKHVWLEKLGNLLILLALVGALVTLKGWLPREVFVSWGVVLFIGVVLLIVGGGIGALAESIGAIGNVLSYVRIAAIGLSSAILAAVATKFLDVLGMSIFGLLLALALHLLNFVLAIAGSSLHSARLHYVEFLGKFYEGGGKPYKPFSRRRLKKWKKR; translated from the coding sequence ATGATTTTGGATATGCTTCGCATTGCCGTTTGGGGGTTATCAAGCGACCGATCCAGAATCGTCAAGGTCTTACACGACCTTGGCGTTGTTCATCTTGTACAGATGGACATGAAACATCAAAACAAGGAACCTTCATCGTTGAAAAGTCTTCACAAGATGAGAAATCTTTTGCTAGGCCTCATCGAGGCTTTGGAATGGAATAGTTGGGACAACCTGACCGATGAGTACTTGGAGGAGCAAAGGAAGTTTATTCCCGACTTCAGTGATGGAGTTTTAAAGGCTTTGCAGGAAAGCCTGGAGGAATTTAACGAACGTCTAAATAAACTTAAAAACCGTCAGATTGAACTGAAGACCCAGATGGAGAAATTGAGGAGGGTCCTCAAGATAGCTCATCACTTCGATTCTTTTTGGAGATCGGAGCACGATAAAGGAAACGTGGTGGGTTTTTGGTGGATATATGAGACTAACGTTTCACGGTTGTTGAGTAGATTGAAGGCGTTAGAGCCTCAAGGGGCTGGTTCTTCTTTTGAGACGGGTGGACTCAGATACCATATCGCAAAATTAAGCGAAAGTGAATCAATGATAGCGTTGGCGGGGCCACCAGAGTGGTTTTCTGATGTAGAGGAGATGATGCAGGAAGAGAATGCTGTGAGGTGGACTCCACCAGAAGAATTTGTGGTGGGTGACTTCTTGGCTTCTGTCAAGCATATGGAAAAGCTTTATGAAGAAATTCCTAGGGAACTCAGTAAAATCGAAGCCGAACTGAAGGAAACCAGAGATGCTTGGGGGCCAAAGCTAGCGGCGATCTATATTTTCGTGGAGGAACGCCTTGAAGAAGCGATAGTTGAAAGAAGTGCCAAGACCGAAGGATACATGTTCTGCATAGAGGGATGGATACCTGAGGTGGAGCTTAAGCGTACTATATCAGCGCTGAAAAACCACTTTGGCTCCAGAGTGTTGTTGATGTGGAGGAGACCTAAAGATACAGAGTGGCATGAGGTTCCGACAGCGCTCCTTAACCCACCGATGTTCAGGTCTTTTGAGCTGTTTTTAAAACTAATGCCTCCACTTAGGTATACTGGTATAGACCCTACCCTTTTGATCGGAATATTTTTCCCTTTCTTTTCCGGCTGCATGGTGGGCGATGTGGGATATGGGGTGCTAATAGCTTTCGCAGCGTACTTCATTAAGAAGAGAGCGAAGAGCAAGTTATGGGCTGACGTAAGCAATATAATGTTTTTCGTAGCTTTTTGGAGCGTTGCTTGGGGTGTGTTGTTTGGTGAATATTTTGGGGATGTAGGAAAGAGGCTCTTCCACCTAGAACCCCTTTGGGTTGAGCGATCTCATGTGGTCATGCCAGTTATGATATTTGCAGTAAGTGTAGGGTTAGGGCATGTGGTATTTGGTCTTGTTCTTGGATTTATCCAAGGTTTGAAGGGCAAAAGAAAGCACGTTTGGTTGGAAAAACTGGGGAACTTGCTTATATTGCTAGCGCTAGTGGGAGCCTTAGTGACCCTGAAAGGTTGGCTTCCCCGAGAGGTCTTTGTGTCTTGGGGGGTTGTTCTTTTCATAGGGGTTGTTTTGCTGATTGTAGGTGGAGGAATAGGAGCTTTGGCTGAGTCGATAGGTGCCATCGGAAATGTGTTAAGTTACGTGAGGATCGCCGCAATAGGTCTTTCTTCTGCCATATTGGCGGCTGTTGCTACGAAATTTCTGGACGTGTTGGGTATGTCCATCTTTGGGCTTCTTTTGGCTCTGGCTCTTCATCTATTGAATTTTGTGCTTGCTATAGCTGGTTCTAGCTTGCATTCAGCTAGGCTTCATTATGTAGAGTTTTTGGGGAAATTTTATGAAGGTGGAGGTAAACCATACAAACCATTTTCAAGGAGGAGATTAAAGAAATGGAAAAAGCGTTAA
- a CDS encoding H+transporting two-sector ATPase C subunit (PFAM: ATP synthase subunit C~InterPro IPR002379~KEGG: aco:Amico_0990 H+transporting two-sector ATPase C subunit~PFAM: H+transporting two-sector ATPase C subunit~SPTR: H+transporting two-sector ATPase C subunit), whose translation MEKALIALAAALAVGLPALATAYAQAKIGSSGAGTIAEKPETGGIIIILEAIPETMVILGFVVAIMLILQFA comes from the coding sequence ATGGAAAAAGCGTTAATTGCCCTTGCAGCTGCTTTAGCGGTTGGATTGCCAGCTTTGGCTACCGCATATGCCCAAGCAAAGATAGGTAGCTCAGGAGCTGGAACCATAGCTGAAAAGCCAGAAACAGGTGGAATAATCATAATACTTGAAGCTATACCCGAAACCATGGTAATCCTTGGTTTCGTTGTGGCTATTATGTTGATACTACAGTTTGCCTAA
- a CDS encoding hypothetical protein (PFAM: ATP synthase (E/31 kDa) subunit~KEGG: aco:Amico_0989 hypothetical protein~SPTR: H+transporting two-sector ATPase E subunit), whose amino-acid sequence MTLDSLDEGRSLELFKKALQEEYEKRLEALRKEHEERLMELTAQYRQRTEIEVSRIRQALQARYEETLRTRKESVKGELISLIYKELSDLYSETLSYIEKELFSFTSNPEGGYKGVLKGLVEEALAVLNEPAVVVVRPEDENLLLEHPLVEKVEVEEDDKLLNCGGCIVLDAATKRRIVDNTILSRFEKLKGMIREKLSIRYKEVFDVVEKI is encoded by the coding sequence ATGACCTTAGATTCTCTAGATGAAGGCCGCTCTTTGGAACTCTTCAAGAAGGCTTTACAAGAGGAATATGAGAAAAGGCTAGAAGCCTTGAGGAAAGAGCATGAAGAGAGACTTATGGAGTTGACTGCCCAATATAGGCAGAGGACTGAGATTGAGGTGAGCCGAATAAGGCAGGCCTTGCAAGCTAGATATGAAGAAACTCTACGAACCAGAAAAGAAAGTGTAAAAGGAGAGTTGATCTCGTTAATATACAAAGAATTAAGCGATCTATACAGTGAGACCTTGTCTTACATCGAAAAAGAGCTTTTCAGTTTTACGTCCAATCCTGAGGGAGGATACAAGGGGGTGCTGAAGGGGCTCGTGGAAGAGGCCCTAGCAGTGCTGAATGAACCTGCGGTAGTTGTTGTTCGTCCTGAGGATGAGAATCTTTTGTTGGAGCATCCCCTTGTTGAAAAAGTTGAAGTGGAAGAAGATGACAAGCTATTAAATTGCGGAGGGTGTATAGTCCTAGATGCTGCTACCAAGCGGCGGATAGTCGATAACACTATCCTTTCCAGATTTGAAAAACTAAAAGGAATGATAAGGGAAAAACTGTCGATTAGGTACAAAGAGGTTTTCGATGTTGTTGAAAAAATATGA
- a CDS encoding H+transporting two-sector ATPase C (AC39) subunit (PFAM: ATP synthase (C/AC39) subunit~COGs: COG1527 H+-ATPase subunit C~InterPro IPR002843~KEGG: aco:Amico_0988 H+-ATPase subunit C-like protein~PFAM: H+transporting two-sector ATPase C (AC39) subunit~SPTR: H+transporting two-sector ATPase C (AC39) subunit): MLLKKYEENYGYFNARLRARMEFFLKKEDYERLASGSLGEFETFIMEGQFGKNYREELLKSGYSTGRRIDEALARGVSDNFQKIKTFAVGEPRLLLELLFMRSDLHNGRLLLRALKTKSNATQPPPKWYGFGALPASLFEDLYASRSNKEIIGKLFLDGHRIATSLAKAVIELEQTGNLPQAERRYLSLLLGYALDSIEDIRAENKKIILEYIKRTVDIWNVNVFSRKIRNEGEEAAYTRYFMDTEGLINRNRLLKANKWSELLSGTPWSGVLKKVKDDVSDQFILRSLMREFLFWQVQQRRENLMGIGIAVAYVALQLAEWQNLNTISIGLQLAMPADQILSRLIILER, from the coding sequence ATGTTGTTGAAAAAATATGAAGAAAATTATGGCTATTTCAATGCAAGATTAAGAGCCAGAATGGAGTTTTTTTTAAAAAAAGAGGATTACGAAAGGCTTGCATCGGGAAGCTTAGGCGAATTTGAGACCTTCATAATGGAAGGACAATTTGGGAAGAATTATAGAGAAGAGCTTCTCAAGTCTGGTTATTCCACTGGAAGAAGAATAGATGAGGCGCTAGCCAGAGGAGTTTCTGATAATTTTCAAAAAATAAAGACTTTTGCGGTTGGGGAGCCGCGATTGCTCCTGGAATTGCTTTTCATGCGGTCAGACCTTCACAATGGCAGGCTTTTGCTTAGGGCTTTGAAAACTAAGAGTAACGCAACTCAGCCGCCTCCTAAATGGTATGGGTTTGGTGCGTTGCCTGCTTCTTTGTTTGAGGATTTATATGCTTCCAGATCCAACAAAGAAATAATAGGAAAACTTTTTTTGGATGGCCACCGAATAGCTACTTCTCTTGCAAAGGCTGTAATAGAGCTGGAGCAGACGGGCAATTTGCCCCAAGCGGAAAGAAGGTACCTTTCTTTGTTGCTCGGCTATGCTTTGGACAGTATTGAAGATATAAGAGCGGAAAACAAAAAAATAATACTGGAATATATAAAACGGACCGTGGATATTTGGAATGTTAATGTCTTCTCCCGAAAGATAAGGAACGAAGGGGAGGAAGCTGCTTACACGAGATACTTCATGGACACCGAGGGACTGATAAATCGCAATCGACTACTTAAGGCAAACAAATGGAGTGAACTTTTGTCAGGGACTCCTTGGTCTGGAGTTTTAAAGAAGGTAAAGGACGATGTAAGTGATCAATTTATCCTTCGAAGCTTGATGAGAGAGTTTTTGTTTTGGCAAGTTCAACAGCGAAGGGAAAACCTTATGGGCATAGGTATTGCTGTTGCTTATGTAGCCTTGCAGCTGGCTGAATGGCAAAACCTTAACACCATATCCATCGGTTTACAGCTGGCCATGCCCGCTGATCAGATTTTATCGCGCCTGATAATTTTGGAAAGGTAG
- a CDS encoding hypothetical protein (KEGG: aco:Amico_0987 hypothetical protein~SPTR: Putative uncharacterized protein): MERALVVGRDLFVDLWSLLGFEPIECPHPKAFGSIWNTLIEEDVSLVLLEERWFSQVPEIFKRRIEKMTRPSWVVLPSFSLPEEGGSFDG; the protein is encoded by the coding sequence GTGGAGAGGGCTTTGGTTGTGGGCAGGGATTTGTTCGTGGATTTGTGGTCTCTTTTAGGTTTCGAACCCATCGAATGCCCCCATCCTAAAGCATTTGGATCCATATGGAATACTCTGATAGAAGAGGATGTTTCTTTGGTTTTGTTGGAAGAAAGATGGTTTTCTCAAGTTCCTGAGATCTTCAAAAGAAGGATAGAGAAGATGACCAGGCCGTCGTGGGTCGTGTTGCCATCCTTTAGTTTGCCTGAAGAGGGAGGATCCTTTGATGGATAG
- a CDS encoding H+transporting two-sector ATPase alpha/beta subunit central region (PFAM: ATP synthase alpha/beta family, beta-barrel domain; ATP synthase alpha/beta chain, C terminal domain; ATP synthase alpha/beta family, nucleotide-binding domain~COGs: COG1155 H+-ATPase subunit A~InterPro IPR004100: IPR000194: IPR000793~KEGG: aco:Amico_0986 H(+)-transporting two-sector ATPase~PFAM: H+transporting two-sector ATPase alpha/beta subunit central region; H+transporting two-sector ATPase alpha/beta subunit domain protein~SPTR: H(+)-transporting two-sector ATPase) gives MDRCGIIRGISGPVIKAESKVPTRLYEVVRVGKEGLLGEVIRIRGSFVDVQVYEDTTGLRVGEPVVFSGELLSVELGPGVLGTVLDGIGRPLSRIGAEDGIFLKRGFAAPTVPRDLKWKFVPLMQEGQEFFPGDVYGVMVDVGGFQHKLMIPPMAKPGKVAWIAAEGEYKAEDLLFESTQGLSLCCVQKWNVRVSRPFKERLPFNEPLITGQRILDTLFPVALGGASVVPGGFGTGKTVTQQSLAKWCNADIIIYIGCGERGNEMTEVLEEFPHLKDPRTGKALMDRMILIANTSNMPVAAREASIYLGMTLAEYFRDMGNNVAIMADSTSRWAEALREISGRLEEMPGEEGYPAYLSSRLSQYYERAGRVKVLCSDEREGSITVINAVSPPGGDFSEPVTQASLRLSGAFWALDKSLAQKRHFPSINWHLSYTLYEHSLSDYFNRKLGAQWSELVLWLRELLEDEKKLEELVQIVGRDALEELDRWKLHLAWLVKSFYLQQNAFDDKDAFCPLEKQKLLLEFFKEMDCKVVDKVKEGVLFSQIQRIPIQMWLEEMRKLQVEEMQTKKHEYITALDRELDSLEVIRS, from the coding sequence ATGGATAGATGTGGGATTATAAGGGGAATCTCTGGCCCTGTAATAAAAGCCGAATCTAAGGTCCCAACTAGACTTTATGAAGTAGTAAGGGTCGGTAAGGAAGGACTTTTAGGAGAAGTTATACGGATTAGGGGGTCATTCGTAGATGTGCAGGTTTACGAAGACACCACAGGCCTAAGGGTAGGGGAGCCGGTAGTTTTCAGCGGAGAACTTCTGTCTGTGGAGCTTGGTCCTGGTGTCTTAGGGACTGTGTTGGATGGTATAGGTCGCCCGCTGAGTAGAATTGGGGCAGAGGACGGTATTTTCCTTAAGAGAGGTTTCGCTGCTCCAACCGTTCCAAGGGACCTTAAATGGAAATTTGTTCCTTTAATGCAAGAAGGCCAGGAGTTCTTTCCAGGTGATGTTTATGGGGTAATGGTTGACGTGGGAGGTTTCCAACATAAACTCATGATACCTCCTATGGCGAAGCCCGGGAAGGTTGCTTGGATAGCTGCTGAAGGGGAATATAAAGCAGAGGATCTTCTTTTTGAATCTACCCAAGGACTATCTTTGTGTTGTGTCCAGAAATGGAACGTTAGAGTCTCCCGTCCCTTTAAGGAACGCCTTCCGTTTAACGAACCTCTAATAACAGGGCAGAGGATTCTGGATACCCTGTTCCCTGTGGCGTTGGGTGGGGCATCTGTGGTGCCAGGGGGCTTTGGAACTGGAAAGACAGTTACGCAGCAGTCGCTGGCCAAGTGGTGCAACGCTGACATCATAATTTACATAGGGTGTGGGGAGCGAGGAAACGAGATGACAGAGGTATTGGAGGAGTTTCCTCATCTCAAAGATCCCAGAACGGGAAAAGCCCTTATGGACAGGATGATTCTAATCGCTAATACTTCCAACATGCCTGTGGCTGCCAGAGAGGCTAGCATATATTTGGGCATGACGCTGGCTGAATACTTCAGAGATATGGGGAATAACGTAGCCATAATGGCTGATTCCACTTCTAGGTGGGCTGAGGCCCTAAGAGAAATAAGTGGAAGACTTGAAGAGATGCCAGGGGAAGAAGGGTATCCTGCTTATCTTTCATCCAGACTTTCTCAATACTATGAGAGGGCAGGCAGAGTAAAGGTGCTGTGTTCTGACGAGCGTGAAGGCTCTATAACTGTCATAAACGCTGTCTCTCCGCCGGGGGGGGATTTCTCTGAACCAGTGACTCAAGCCAGTTTGAGGCTTTCTGGTGCTTTCTGGGCCCTTGATAAATCTCTGGCTCAGAAGAGGCATTTCCCTTCCATAAATTGGCACTTAAGCTACACCTTGTATGAACATTCACTATCCGATTACTTCAATAGGAAGCTAGGAGCGCAATGGAGTGAATTGGTCCTTTGGTTGAGGGAGTTATTGGAGGATGAGAAGAAACTGGAGGAATTAGTGCAGATAGTGGGAAGAGACGCCCTGGAGGAACTGGATAGATGGAAGCTTCACCTGGCATGGCTGGTTAAAAGTTTCTATCTTCAGCAAAATGCCTTCGATGATAAGGATGCTTTTTGTCCTCTTGAAAAGCAAAAGCTTCTGCTGGAGTTTTTCAAAGAGATGGATTGTAAGGTAGTAGATAAAGTGAAAGAGGGGGTGCTCTTCTCTCAGATACAAAGGATTCCCATACAAATGTGGCTGGAAGAAATGCGAAAGCTACAGGTTGAGGAAATGCAAACCAAAAAACATGAATATATTACCGCACTCGATAGAGAATTGGACTCACTAGAGGTGATAAGATCATGA
- a CDS encoding H+transporting two-sector ATPase alpha/beta subunit central region (PFAM: ATP synthase alpha/beta family, beta-barrel domain; ATP synthase alpha/beta chain, C terminal domain; ATP synthase alpha/beta family, nucleotide-binding domain~COGs: COG1156 H+-ATPase subunit B~InterPro IPR020003: IPR004100: IPR000194: IPR000793~KEGG: aco:Amico_0985 H(+)-transporting two-sector ATPase~PFAM: H+transporting two-sector ATPase alpha/beta subunit central region; H+transporting two-sector ATPase alpha/beta subunit domain protein~SPTR: H(+)-transporting two-sector ATPase), which translates to MSLYREGSRAVEGITGPLLFVSGIKNGGYGEIVSIETGTSTLMGQVLQVEDEICVIQVFEDTMGLDPASTTVWLQRDVMRMPLSPALKGRVLNGRGEPIDHKGPIVYEEYRLPIQGLPLNPVMRSSPNAYIETGISSIDVMNTLVRGQKLPIFSGAGLPANELATQIVKQARVPGARGRFLPIFAAVGITAREAQYFINFFNDTGAIHNGIFFINLASDSAVERILTPRLALTAAEYFAFSLGYDVLVVITDMLYYCEALREISAVRDEVPGRRGYPGYMYSDLASIFERAGCVKGRKGSVTQLPIITMPGDDMTHPVVDLSGYITEGQIVLDRSLNDRNIYPPINVLPSLSRLMNKGIGKGRTVKEHRSLADQLYASYAKAKEVERLRLIVGEDGLTPEEKLFLRFGEIFEKEFLNQGNIYRDLKQSMEIAWDCLSVLPREALFKLSEDVITEKLAGRERKNQ; encoded by the coding sequence ATGAGCCTTTACAGGGAAGGGAGCAGGGCCGTTGAGGGTATAACTGGTCCCCTTTTATTTGTCTCAGGAATAAAGAATGGTGGTTATGGGGAGATAGTATCCATAGAGACGGGGACGTCTACTTTGATGGGACAGGTATTGCAGGTGGAAGATGAAATATGCGTAATCCAAGTTTTTGAAGACACCATGGGACTTGACCCTGCGTCAACCACCGTCTGGCTACAACGGGATGTTATGCGAATGCCTTTGAGCCCTGCACTCAAAGGAAGAGTGCTAAATGGTAGGGGGGAACCCATAGACCATAAGGGGCCTATCGTTTACGAAGAGTATAGGCTACCTATTCAGGGTTTACCGTTAAATCCAGTGATGCGTTCCAGTCCTAACGCTTACATTGAGACAGGCATCTCCTCGATAGATGTGATGAATACCTTGGTTAGGGGGCAAAAGCTTCCTATTTTTTCAGGGGCTGGATTGCCTGCCAATGAGCTTGCTACACAGATTGTCAAGCAGGCCAGAGTTCCAGGAGCGAGAGGACGATTCCTTCCCATATTTGCAGCTGTTGGGATAACCGCCAGGGAAGCCCAGTATTTTATAAACTTTTTCAACGATACGGGAGCCATACATAATGGCATTTTTTTCATAAATCTTGCCAGTGATTCGGCTGTGGAAAGGATACTTACTCCTAGACTGGCCTTGACAGCCGCTGAATATTTTGCTTTTTCCCTTGGATATGATGTCTTAGTGGTTATTACGGACATGCTTTATTATTGTGAGGCCTTGCGAGAAATAAGTGCAGTAAGAGATGAAGTTCCAGGTAGGAGAGGTTATCCGGGATATATGTACTCTGACCTTGCTAGCATATTTGAGAGGGCTGGGTGTGTGAAAGGCAGAAAGGGTAGTGTGACTCAGCTTCCTATAATAACCATGCCAGGAGATGACATGACCCATCCAGTTGTGGATTTGTCTGGGTATATAACAGAAGGGCAGATAGTATTGGATAGAAGCCTGAACGACAGAAATATATACCCTCCTATAAACGTTTTGCCCAGTTTGAGCAGGCTTATGAATAAAGGAATAGGAAAAGGAAGGACGGTAAAGGAGCATAGGAGCCTCGCGGATCAGTTATATGCTTCTTACGCCAAAGCGAAAGAGGTAGAGAGGTTAAGGCTTATAGTGGGAGAAGATGGCCTCACTCCAGAGGAGAAGCTCTTTTTGCGCTTCGGTGAAATTTTTGAAAAAGAGTTTTTGAATCAAGGAAATATATATAGAGACTTAAAGCAATCGATGGAGATAGCATGGGATTGCTTGTCTGTCCTCCCGAGGGAGGCTCTGTTCAAGTTGTCGGAGGATGTAATCACAGAAAAGCTGGCCGGAAGGGAAAGAAAAAACCAATGA
- a CDS encoding V-type ATPase, D subunit (PFAM: ATP synthase subunit D~COGs: COG1394 H+-ATPase subunit D~InterPro IPR002699~KEGG: aco:Amico_0984 H+transporting two-sector ATPase D subunit~PFAM: H+transporting two-sector ATPase D subunit~SPTR: H+transporting two-sector ATPase D subunit;~TIGRFAM: V-type ATPase, D subunit) — MSSQLIPTRDQVILLRRQINIVSFGRTLLEKKKDALLRAIEEDRKVFSEKEKRLKGLIRKLNYLYALVRMYEGNTTVKLLSMNKPSIELKSTMHTLMGCKYLQYKCKKAEGFTLEEVALDPALTSFYVDDLLRTLTDTESVLWDFINTKTKLNALEAELKKTMMKVNTLDYVILPKLKTDLNYIMDILNERERQERYIAKKVSRRKSSQRDVKV; from the coding sequence ATGAGCTCTCAGTTGATACCTACTAGGGATCAAGTAATACTGTTACGAAGGCAAATAAATATAGTTAGTTTTGGCAGAACTCTATTAGAGAAAAAGAAGGATGCTTTGCTAAGGGCCATAGAGGAAGATAGGAAGGTGTTTTCAGAGAAGGAAAAGCGTTTAAAGGGTCTAATCCGTAAGTTAAATTACTTGTATGCGTTGGTGCGTATGTACGAAGGGAATACAACTGTAAAACTGTTATCGATGAATAAACCTAGCATAGAGCTAAAATCTACCATGCACACTCTAATGGGGTGTAAGTATTTACAATACAAATGTAAAAAGGCAGAGGGTTTTACTTTGGAGGAAGTAGCGCTAGACCCTGCCTTGACTTCCTTTTACGTAGATGATCTTCTGCGGACTTTGACGGATACTGAATCTGTCCTGTGGGATTTCATAAACACCAAGACCAAGTTGAATGCCCTTGAGGCGGAGCTGAAAAAAACTATGATGAAGGTTAACACACTAGATTACGTGATTTTACCCAAGCTTAAGACCGATTTGAATTATATAATGGACATACTTAACGAACGAGAAAGGCAAGAAAGATATATCGCAAAGAAAGTCTCACGCAGAAAAAGTTCACAAAGGGACGTTAAAGTGTAG